The following proteins come from a genomic window of Varunaivibrio sulfuroxidans:
- a CDS encoding SHOCT domain-containing protein, translated as MKRLPLRPLIAVFTLVAIFPVSAWAYGAGGAGMMDGCWGRGGAFFSSLSMIIVPVLFIIAIVAIVRWLTGRGRCAHFSSSTPHDGRGASPMDILNERFAKGEIDAEEYKERKRILDA; from the coding sequence ATGAAGCGTTTGCCCTTGCGTCCATTGATTGCCGTTTTCACCCTCGTCGCGATTTTTCCGGTGTCGGCCTGGGCCTATGGCGCGGGCGGGGCCGGTATGATGGATGGTTGCTGGGGGCGGGGCGGGGCGTTTTTCAGCTCTTTGTCGATGATCATCGTTCCCGTGCTGTTCATCATCGCCATCGTCGCCATCGTGCGCTGGTTGACCGGCCGCGGGAGGTGCGCCCATTTTTCATCGTCCACGCCACACGACGGGCGGGGCGCGTCTCCTATGGATATCCTGAACGAACGTTTCGCCAAGGGTGAGATCGACGCCGAGGAATATAAAGAACGCAAACGCATTCTGGACGCGTGA
- the merA gene encoding mercury(II) reductase has protein sequence MPQLTCDCPPTQGPKNDPNEKVPTEGKPFDVAVIGAGSAGFSAAITAAEAGARVALIGAGTIGGTCVNVGCVPSKAMIRAVETQYQARAARRFDGIEADARIIDWAATVAQKDTLVAQLRQAKYIDLLPSYDNVTYIEGRARLGEGVVIVDGEAIEAGKIIIATGSSSAVPDIPGIDGVPYLTSTEALDLKTLPTSLIVVGGGYIGCEMAQMFARAGVRVTLVCRSRLLPAAEPEISAALSEYLRDEGVDVRGGLSYHEIMQTPDGITLEIDKNDARERLNAEKVLVCTGRRANTDGLGLAEIGVALSPGGAIVVDAHMRTTKPDIYGAGDVTGRDQFVYMAAYGAKLAAKNAMTDDHLTYDNSAMPWIVFTDPQVAGVGLSAAQAKANGLDVKTSVLDLKYVPRALAARDTRGLIKLVAERQSGVLLGAQILAPEGADTIQTVAMAIKGGLTASDLADTIFPYLTTVEGLKLAAQTFDKDVAKLSCCAG, from the coding sequence ATGCCCCAATTAACGTGTGATTGCCCCCCCACCCAAGGCCCGAAAAACGACCCGAATGAGAAAGTCCCCACGGAAGGAAAGCCGTTCGACGTCGCCGTGATCGGCGCCGGGTCGGCGGGATTTTCCGCCGCGATCACCGCCGCCGAAGCGGGCGCACGGGTCGCGCTGATCGGCGCGGGAACCATTGGCGGGACTTGCGTCAACGTCGGTTGCGTGCCCTCCAAGGCGATGATTCGCGCCGTCGAAACCCAATATCAGGCGCGCGCGGCGCGGCGCTTCGACGGCATCGAGGCCGATGCGCGGATCATCGATTGGGCGGCGACGGTGGCGCAGAAAGACACGCTCGTCGCCCAATTGCGCCAAGCGAAATACATAGACCTGTTGCCCTCGTACGACAACGTGACCTACATCGAAGGCCGCGCGCGCCTTGGCGAAGGCGTGGTGATCGTCGATGGGGAGGCGATCGAAGCGGGTAAAATCATTATCGCCACCGGGTCGTCTTCCGCCGTCCCCGACATTCCGGGCATCGACGGCGTGCCCTACCTGACCAGCACCGAAGCCCTGGATCTGAAAACATTGCCGACCTCCCTGATCGTCGTCGGCGGTGGCTACATCGGCTGCGAGATGGCGCAGATGTTCGCCCGCGCCGGGGTCCGGGTCACCCTGGTCTGCCGTTCGCGCCTCCTGCCCGCGGCCGAACCGGAAATCAGCGCCGCGCTGAGCGAATACCTGCGTGATGAGGGCGTCGATGTACGCGGCGGACTGTCCTACCACGAGATCATGCAAACCCCCGATGGGATTACCCTTGAGATCGACAAGAACGACGCTCGGGAACGCCTTAACGCCGAGAAGGTCCTTGTCTGCACCGGGCGGCGCGCCAATACCGACGGGTTGGGGTTGGCGGAAATCGGCGTCGCCCTGTCCCCGGGCGGCGCAATCGTCGTGGACGCCCACATGCGCACCACAAAACCCGACATCTACGGCGCGGGCGATGTCACCGGACGCGATCAATTCGTGTACATGGCGGCCTATGGGGCCAAACTCGCCGCCAAAAACGCGATGACGGACGATCACTTGACCTATGACAATTCGGCGATGCCCTGGATCGTTTTCACCGATCCTCAGGTCGCCGGCGTCGGATTGAGCGCGGCCCAGGCGAAAGCGAACGGCCTGGACGTCAAAACGTCGGTGCTCGATCTCAAGTATGTTCCCCGCGCCCTCGCCGCCCGGGATACGCGCGGGTTGATTAAACTGGTCGCCGAGCGGCAAAGCGGTGTCCTGCTCGGGGCGCAGATCCTGGCCCCCGAAGGGGCCGATACCATCCAGACCGTCGCCATGGCGATTAAGGGTGGATTGACCGCAAGCGATTTGGCCGACACTATTTTTCCCTATTTGACCACGGTCGAAGGATTGAAGCTGGCGGCCCAGACCTTCGATAAAGACGTCGCCAAGCTGTCGTGCTGCGCCGGGTGA
- the merP gene encoding mercury resistance system periplasmic binding protein MerP: MKRTFPLIAILFLALSTTTALAAQQTVTLAVQNMYCPSCPYIVQKSLLNVPGVTKAKVSSEKKTAVVTFDDAKTSVAALTHATTQAGYPSSPKK, from the coding sequence CCATTCTTTTTCTCGCGTTGAGCACCACCACCGCCCTCGCCGCCCAACAAACGGTGACGCTCGCGGTGCAAAACATGTACTGCCCATCGTGCCCCTATATCGTGCAGAAAAGTTTGCTGAACGTACCCGGAGTCACCAAGGCGAAGGTCTCGTCGGAAAAAAAGACCGCCGTGGTCACATTCGACGACGCCAAAACCTCCGTGGCCGCCCTGACCCACGCCACCACTCAAGCGGGCTACCCATCGTCCCCGAAAAAATAG
- a CDS encoding biotin transporter BioY, whose translation MTNTTARHPLIHTAIPALNGSPARRMALHCGLALVGTLFIALSSRIEVPFYPVPMTLQTLAVMVIAAVYGGRLGFATLALYLMEGALGLPVFSGTPERGVGLVYMTGPTGGYLLGFLLAAGLVGWFAERRAGKSLLPLAGMMAAGLLVVYAFGATWLATFTGWDKAFTLGVAPFILGDVLKIALAAALVKASWSRLSKRAS comes from the coding sequence ATGACCAATACCACCGCCCGGCATCCCCTTATCCATACCGCGATCCCCGCCCTGAATGGATCGCCCGCGCGCCGGATGGCGCTGCACTGTGGATTGGCCCTTGTGGGCACGCTTTTCATTGCCCTGTCGTCCCGGATCGAGGTGCCGTTCTATCCGGTGCCGATGACCCTGCAGACCCTGGCCGTGATGGTCATCGCGGCGGTTTACGGGGGACGTTTGGGTTTCGCCACGCTGGCGCTGTATCTGATGGAAGGCGCCTTGGGGCTGCCGGTGTTTTCCGGCACGCCGGAACGGGGCGTCGGCCTTGTCTACATGACGGGGCCCACCGGGGGCTACCTGCTGGGTTTCCTCCTCGCCGCCGGTTTGGTCGGCTGGTTCGCCGAAAGGCGCGCGGGCAAATCGCTTCTCCCTCTCGCCGGAATGATGGCCGCCGGATTGCTCGTCGTTTATGCTTTCGGTGCGACGTGGCTGGCGACCTTCACCGGATGGGACAAGGCGTTTACCCTGGGCGTCGCGCCGTTCATCCTCGGCGATGTGCTGAAAATCGCCCTCGCCGCCGCCCTGGTGAAGGCGTCGTGGAGCCGCCTTTCAAAACGCGCCTCCTAG